TAGTAGCTTCAAACCGCATTGGAAAGGAAATAATCCAGACAGAGCATGGAAACAGTGAGATTACATTTTACGGAAACTCTTTTATAGCaggtataaaaaaacattatttgtggACAGTCATCCAGTCAGTATGAACATTTAACCATGGTGAAAGTAAATTTACTATAAATGATTTCACTGACAGGACCAACAGGGGAAATAGTTGCTGCAGCTGATGACAAAGAGGAAGCTGTTCTTGTTGCAAAGTTTGATCTAGAGAAAATCAAGTCCAAGAGGCATGGTTGGGGGGTATTCCGTGATCGACGTCCAGATTTATACAAGGTTCTTTTGACATTAGATGGCAGTAATCCCTTATTGTGATTTAACGCCCCTTGTTCTAGGTTCTTGTAAACTCTTTCCAAAAATTTCCCCTTCCATGAATTATATCTCTAGAATGAGCAAGAGTAAGGTGTGGGTAATCATAGATAAAACTCCCGACTcgaataaaatatcaaaaggcAAGTGCTTGGGCACATTGACTTGAACCCCTTACCTGCTATGTGGTTCACAAAACATCACTCTGTTGTTTCCTgttctttttgcttttattttctttgttgtagatttttttttacatggttcAGTCGTAATCCACTACTATCCATTACTGGATAAAAGCTAAGTCAATGCATgccataatttttatataaaaatgcaGAATAATACGTAGTGGTCCCAAGTCCAAGTTGAATTTATTCAATAGGTGtccaagtatttttaatttcgaGACTTGAATTGACAGGGTGTTTGTATTTGTGTGCTTTgtgaaacttcatttttttgtgggtgctttcttaatttatttttattgataaataatcCAACGGTTCATGTTCACTCACACGAGTGATGTTACTATTCTTGAAGCTTTTCTGATGGGACGGTTCAGCTGTTTCTAATAGCCTGAAATCATGTCCATGAGGAAGAAATCTTGCAAAGGATTTTAGTGATTTAGATTTTTGTCATGTATTCCTCTTAGGAGCTAAACCACGCCTGCTGCTTGGCAATCATGCTCAAATAAACGGTAGAACTTTTCTAAAGTATCATAGCCACAGATTTGGACTTGCAGCTACCTCTACGTTTCAAATATGCTCCACGTAGCTTTATGGAAAAGAAACAAATGTCTTGTCCCTTTTGGATTTGGGGTACAAGTCTTGCCGTGTGCCTGCCAGACTAGAAAGGATCATCTGTTTCCATCCCTAGAATATTTCCATTTCAACATGTTTCTAGAAGTCTTTCTCTTTCAACATCATTCATTAGGAAAAAGCTTGCACCAAGAATCTATTCTGGATCACAATGAACGGGTCTGGGGCcaaaacttgtatttttttggattttaagtttgttttttatgatgtgctttctccttttctttgtcTAGCCGAGCACTGAGCAATCATTTTCAATTGGCACAGATCATTTTACACTCCAGCTGAGTGTAAGCTAAAGGATATATTGTTTACTGTTTTATGAGTTAAGAATAGGTGCACTCAGCACTACAGTGACTGCCTTTCACGTAGTTACATGAGGCGGAAAAATTGGAAACTAAAGAGGTGTTTATTATCACAGTTTTCTAATTAAAGGTGTAGTTTGGGTTACACGAGTCATCACATTCTTGAACCTTCATTTCTATCTAGCCCATTGCCTCCATCAATGAAAAGAGATGACTTGTATATATCTGTCATTCCAACTACTGAAGAAGGTGACCAGAGTTCTTGAGGTGAAAGTCAATATTGATTACTTCTTCATACTGGCCCTGCCATACTCTTATTTGACTGTCTGAGTATGCTGAACCAGTGTAACCAGTTCATAATTCACCCCAGAGTGCAAGCTATCTTTAAGTGAACCGTAATACAAGCATATAACAACTACTTTGGAGTTCCCAACTCACTCTTTATCTgctttaactttgttttttgtttcctcCTCCATGAATCATCGGCTTTTAACATTTGTGTCTTGTTCAACTTTGCACTTGATTTTGTTGTCTTGACAGTCTGACCCTGGAATCCAGGATGGCTCAATGAGTTTTTATTAGCCAGGTGTTAAATGATTTTGGAGCCATTATATATGTAAGCAGGTTTCTGTTAGCAGACAAAGACCTACCCAAGAATATGCTGCAAGTGgggtttggtttatttttagttCGCGTTTGACAATGCTGTTCTTGTTCTCTACAAAAGGGCCCTTGGGCTGAAAAGGCATCAATTTGGTGTTTCGCTATTTTTAGACATGTTCATgataaaatttgatgttttttccaGTAAAAATGCATTTTCAGACGCACCCAAAGCAAAGGCATTAATTAGGCTACGAGCACATAGTGTTTTCTTGCTTTCTAAAGGTGTGACCTTTTACTCAAAACTTTCTTTTCTAGTTGATTCTTAGGCATTTCatatgccttttctttttatttccacTCATTTTAAGTGATAGTGATGGTCCTGGAATCCAAATGACATGTTCTGTAGAGCACTTCCTTATTTGGTGGAGGCAGTAGAGACTATTAGTATTCGGAGAGATCGATTGAATGAAACTGAGCTTATGGCAATTCTGAAAGTTTTTGGAGGCATTAGAGCTTGTTTGTTATTGTGATGTGAtcgtgtttttttctttttaatttttttattattttaatatgctgatgataaaaataaattttaaaaagtaatttttattataatattaaacaatatTGCGATGATGGTTGATGATCTACAACAAAATACACAGAACAGTGAAAAGGAGGGGGGTTTCCATCCTTGAAATGTTCTGAAAAGGAGCAGAAAAGGGAATTTTAGTATAGATTCTCAAGTTATTGTCTCCTCTTTTCTCTACTGGTTTGTAGCTGGACCACAAAAGCAGAagctgaattttttatttttactggcAAGCAAAAGTGTTCCTACCGAAACTGTCCTTGGCTTCATGTCTGCTTctttcagcttttttttttttttcatccatcatcatcatcgttgcCTTTTTCGTCATCAGATTCTTCTCGCGCATCATGTTCATAGTCCTCTTCAACTTCCACCTCATCTTCTGCTTCATCAATGGTTTCATCATTCGGATGAACAAACTGCAGCGTCAATCTCCCGTCCTCTCTACATGCATGCAAAAACTTGAAGGTGGGCATCCTCACTTCTTTAAGGACAAACCTACCGTCATGCCTATAAGACTTAAAGATAGCCCGAGGCTTTCCACCCCATCCAATACAGGAAATCGGCGGAGGAAATGTCAGTCTACCTGATCTTGGTCTGCTGAGATCATCTGATGCTGCATGCCTTGTGATTCTTACTTTCTCCTCCTGGTATCGCCAGTCTTCATTTATATCATTCTTCAAGTATTCAACATCATCAGAACTTTCAAAACCAAGCCCCTCGGTGCATAGTTGCAAGCTCTCATAATTCATTCTAGAAAAGTTATGACCATTCTGGTGACAACCTGTGTACTGATGATTCTTCGGGGTGGTTCTTGAGACACAGTCCAATATTGATTTGCTCTTTTTGCCCTCCAAGCTGTCATTCTTGTTGAGTCTACTTGCTCCGGCTTCCGGGTTCAAATCTAGGAAGGATGAAGGAGAGGAGAAGGGTGATAGAGTAAAGGAAGATGAAGTTGACAataaggaagaagaagcagaagatgatgatgactGCGAATTCTCTTTGAAATGAAGCTCACCGAATATTTCAGTGAAGGAGGATTGCTCCATCGGTTTTACAGGCTTGATTTGGTTCCGTGATGAGAGGGATTCAAGCAGTGTAGGGTTTTCTGGTAATGGTTTTTCAAAGATGTGTTGGAGACTTCCACAGGCAGCCATAGCTAGGTTTTGGCTCACTCTATCTACTCTAGTATAAAGGAATATAAACCTTTTTTTAGGGTTCTCGGTGGGAGGTAGAGAGAAACAGGGAGATGAAGAAGCACGAGATTGGCGTGgaggttgaaaaaaatcaagagatgatGCTTCTTGTTGCTTTGGCTAGGGCCTAGGGCGTCTCTTCCATTGAAGAGGAGCAAGGACGGGTGGTTTTGAAGCTAGGTCGAAATTTGGTGGCCATAAATAAATGTACATGTGCAATAACTTTTCTTGTATATTCTTAACGTAGATAATTCACTTCCCGATAAGTTTtatacattaaattttatttttgaatttatttataaaaaatattataaaaatcctTTTATAAATTCCCAACAAGCTGGATTTCAAGTCGAAGTGAGTGGAGATTAACCTAATCAAACTGCATCAATTTAATGGATCAATCTATATCTCAATTGACTGATCACACCTCAAGTAATACAAGGTTTAAAACAATATCTTACGTCATTCTAGATTTTAATTCAGCCTGAATTGCCATGTTTAATTTATGATCTGTATCTGAGTCAAAAAAAGACCACAAGCTTTGAAATTAAACCCCAACAGGGACCACAATATTTTAGTGTTGGTTTTAAAAGGCCATGTTAATGCAAATTTCGTATTTGATAGTGATATTTTGCTGTATTGCTGGAGAGACTATGCTGATGATGATTTGAAAGATCAGTTTATACCTTCAATCACCGCCCATCTTAACAAGTCCATTATCTCAGCATAATGTATCTTTTTCTCATCACGACCTTAACATCTATCTTGctattgtgatttttcatcataaAGGGCACAAAAAGTATCAGCAGCTCTTGGAATATTCTCCCTGGTTCTCTGAACATGTTCAATCCTGTTCCCGGAAATGATTGGCTGCTACCCTTCACTTTCGAATAGCCTATCTTCATCTTGAGATAGTCCATCTTGATATTTAATGGCAGGGCATGATAGGGCCAATCAATAGGCAAGTGGGTCCTGTTCTAACCATAGAGTGCCATATGCGTGTGTGTTCTCCTGCCACAACATTTTACTGGTTCACTGGCTGTGGCAAGCAGTGCCACCTCTAAACAGTGTATTCAGATTCTAATTCGAGTAGATGCTACATCTACCGCCACAAGGACTAAATCCAACATAAATGCGGACAAAATTGAAGTTTTCAACGACTAAATGATGGTATTAAAGACAACGTTGGATAATGGTGTAGCTTTCACATTTAAAAGAAAGCAGATGTTCCACTCTGAAGAGAGAAAAAGGCGAAGGGGAAAAACCGAGATGATAATTGTACAAGATTAACAAGCTAACATCAGATATTACATCATTAAACATCCATGTTACTCTAGCGTTAAAGAAATGCGGCTGAAATTTTAAGAAGAAGATGTTAGTTTCACACTGTTGTCATTTATCAAATTGGAAAACCACCCAGCACACAGAAACCATAGGTGAACAATTCACAAACATACTCACTGTTTTGAAATCAAACATACATAGCTTCCTTTTGAAGAATCAGTTGGGACCAAACCGCTTTTGGACATCCTTCATCGCCAAGCTTCAATACGCTCTGACCTTGAGTCTATACAGCTACCAATTCCTCGAGTCTTGTCAGAAGGTGGTGTTAAATGAAGTACAGGTGACTGCCTGCTAAATTTTCCAGGACTCTTTCTGAGACTTGAATTACTTGATTGGCCAATGCTGTTCTTTCCGATACCTGCTTGATTGCCAGCATTAACTCTATGATTATATGCGTCATTGACTAAGTTAACCTCGGAAGCAGTCTCGCAGGAACGATCTCCTTTGGCAATTAGCTTATCAACTGAAGTTGCATAACTGAGGCCTGCTTCATCAGCTATGGCATTGTATTGACTGGAGTGATACGAACTTTCTACAACAGGTTCTTCAGCCACAAAGGCTTGCTCAGttgtttcattttcatcttcGCTATCTTTGGCACAGGACAGTGAAGGGCTCTCGTGACCGTTCTTGTCAAATGGCTCTATCCGTGAAGGAGCAGGCTCCACCAAAGAATCTTCTCTCTCTCGCAGTGTCCTTAGGATAAGTGTCTTGAGAAAGTTCATTACTTGGACTGCATACATCAATGCAGTCAAAGGATCGGCCATCTGCAATAAAATTAAGACAAAGACAACCATCAGCATTCAGCACACCAACAACTGCCCAGATCTGCAGCTTTTTGTGGCAATTTCACTTATTCAATCACTTATTTTATACTGAAATAGGAAAACCATTACTAATTAACCATGTCTCTGGCCGATCCATTTGCTCTGACATGGTGAGAGTACTAGAGacataatcaaagaaaaaaggtgAAAAGGAAAGTGGGAGTACTTTAGATTAGCTTCTCTAAAGCCTAAAGAAAAGCAAGGTGGATCCTTTGAATACAACAAATAGCATGTACAAATCAGATCATAggtaaacaagaaaaatcattgaAGTTCAGGAATGTCCAAACAATAATAGACACTTACTCGAGTCATATTTGGCGCAAAAACTGTGGCTACATTGTGTGCATTCATCTTGTTCAGGTGTTCTTGTTGGACAACATCAGCCATCAGATTGATCGCCCAATCTAATAGAGCAGCTTCTGTTGGAGGTAGATTCCTTGCAAGATAAGCACAATCATCTTCTGTTCGACATTCTATTACTTGTTCAGGTGATAAAGAATCCAGAACCCCTGTTGGAAGCTCTCTAAACCAAGCCTAGACAAACAGTTGTACTTCAAGTCAAAATAGAGCTATGTATTGAatgcaaaataaacaaaagaagtaAATCCTGAGACAAAAAACAGCAACGCTTTCTACTGACAGCACCACACCCTAAACTTAGAAGACAGAATATACTAAAACCATGAATAAAGatgatataattaatacaacCGGATTGCAGATGGAATGATGGTAGTGAAAAGGGGTGGTCACAGTGCAGCATTTGGTGACAGCAATGATGTGGAATTGAAGCTAGAGAATGGGATGGTAATGGTGGCAAGAAAAAATTGCAGGATCTATGGTTGTAAACAATCTTCACAGAAAAGCTTAATAATAAAGTGTCATAGATCCAGCTTTACTGAGATGGCTTTCACGAAATAAAACTGAATTTGTATAATAATAACAGCTTTCTATATAGATTACAGCCCCAAAGTACAGTTGCTTTTTTACAATATCATACTTGTAAGAGTAGTATCCAGCAATGGACACGTGATCATTATGATAAACAGGTTTTCACAAATTTACGGGTTCATGAACTTCTAGGATAaaggttaatttgattttgtagtGTCTTAAACAATGTCTTCTACTTTTGCActccaccaataaaaaaaattgattgttgcttacaattttattttatccactTAATTGTAACAAAGAAATAGCTCACAAGGATTTTATATGTGTGATCTACATATCagtatttcttcctttttttttgttacactATCTTCAATGTAGCATTAACCAGTTCAATTAGTCTTCAATGAATATGCAAGACCTTCACTATTAAATGTGTTATAACTCATAAGCAGATGCATAATTTGTAAATTATCCAAGAGTAATTTGTGTTGCTATGCCTTGATAAGTCCTGCCAGACAATGTACATCAACCCCTTCTGGCACCACCCCGCCATTCAGTTGCTCCCTCACATACTCCTCCTGACTGTTTTCTGCAGCAATTCTGAAAACCCCTTCAGCCTGAATACAATAATTAATGATTTGATTATGACCAccatattcaaaataaaatgaaatccaaTAAATTACATGTAAAA
The DNA window shown above is from Populus trichocarpa isolate Nisqually-1 chromosome 4, P.trichocarpa_v4.1, whole genome shotgun sequence and carries:
- the LOC18098108 gene encoding rho GTPase-activating protein 5, giving the protein MTEVLHSPSHFPSSPPTTSSLSSSSSSVTCIPPQSPSTQDGIDDDEEELVKQKEKNQRDQLSLLALLVALLRKSLVACKSDRREFCSSMEIGCPTNVRHVAHVTFDRFNGFLGLPVEFEPEVPRRPPSASATVFGVSTESMQLSYDSRGNSVPTILLLMQRRLYAQGGLQAEGVFRIAAENSQEEYVREQLNGGVVPEGVDVHCLAGLIKAWFRELPTGVLDSLSPEQVIECRTEDDCAYLARNLPPTEAALLDWAINLMADVVQQEHLNKMNAHNVATVFAPNMTRMADPLTALMYAVQVMNFLKTLILRTLREREDSLVEPAPSRIEPFDKNGHESPSLSCAKDSEDENETTEQAFVAEEPVVESSYHSSQYNAIADEAGLSYATSVDKLIAKGDRSCETASEVNLVNDAYNHRVNAGNQAGIGKNSIGQSSNSSLRKSPGKFSRQSPVLHLTPPSDKTRGIGSCIDSRSERIEAWR